In Streptomyces sp. TS71-3, the following proteins share a genomic window:
- a CDS encoding glycerophosphodiester phosphodiesterase family protein, whose amino-acid sequence MTDARQHAIQVVAHRGASEDAPEHTLAAYRKAIEDGADALECDVRLTADGHLVCVHDRRVNRTSNGRGAVSALELSELAALDFGSWKRRAPGAEAPGWEESPDWDASNGPAGAAFRPEDTSVLTLERLLSLVVGADRRIGLAIETKHPTRWAGQVEERLLATLRRFGLDAGGSALNAGGTALNAGGGALDTGTSALDVRGSAPDAGGGVPDADVGAPDAGGGAIPGAPVRVMSFSSRSLQRVHNGAPGLPTVFLMQFLSPRHREGRLPAGVGIAGPSMRIVRNHPGFVARLKEAGRQVHVWTVDEPEDVDLCVALGVDAIITNRPKQVLRRLGRA is encoded by the coding sequence GTGACCGACGCACGCCAGCATGCCATCCAGGTCGTCGCCCACCGCGGGGCGTCCGAGGACGCCCCAGAACACACACTGGCCGCCTACAGAAAGGCCATCGAGGACGGCGCCGACGCCCTGGAGTGTGATGTGCGCCTCACCGCCGACGGTCACCTGGTATGCGTACACGACCGGCGCGTCAACCGTACGTCCAACGGGCGGGGAGCCGTCTCGGCGCTGGAGCTCTCGGAACTCGCCGCGCTCGACTTCGGCTCGTGGAAGCGGCGCGCTCCGGGCGCCGAGGCCCCGGGCTGGGAAGAGAGTCCCGACTGGGACGCCTCGAACGGCCCCGCCGGCGCCGCGTTCCGCCCCGAGGACACCTCCGTGCTGACCCTGGAACGGCTGCTCTCCCTGGTGGTGGGCGCGGACCGCAGGATCGGGCTGGCCATCGAGACCAAGCACCCGACCCGCTGGGCGGGCCAGGTCGAGGAGCGCCTGCTCGCCACGCTCCGCCGCTTCGGCCTGGACGCGGGCGGGAGCGCGCTGAACGCGGGCGGAACGGCGCTGAACGCCGGCGGAGGCGCGCTGGACACGGGCACGAGCGCGCTGGACGTGCGCGGGAGCGCGCCGGACGCGGGTGGGGGCGTGCCGGACGCGGACGTGGGTGCGCCGGACGCGGGCGGGGGTGCGATCCCGGGGGCACCCGTGCGCGTGATGAGCTTCTCGTCCCGGTCCCTGCAACGCGTGCACAACGGTGCCCCGGGGCTGCCCACCGTCTTCCTGATGCAGTTCCTCTCCCCCCGCCACCGCGAGGGCCGGCTGCCCGCCGGGGTGGGCATCGCGGGGCCGTCGATGCGGATCGTCCGCAACCACCCGGGCTTCGTCGCCCGCCTGAAGGAGGCCGGCCGCCAGGTGCACGTCTGGACGGTCGACGAGCCCGAGGACGTGGATCTGTGCGTCGCGCTCGGCGTGGACGCCATCATCACCAACCGTCCGAAACAGGTGCTGCGACGGCTCGGTCGCGCATAA
- a CDS encoding DUF5926 family protein encodes MAKKRPQTKARRPQQSTGADGSIPVVGAREPCPCGSGRRYKACHGRAAAQAAIELVQRPFEGLAGEGDWVALRELVPAATAELTLKEGLPEGVPSVTLATVLPMAWPALRRDDGSVLLGLQNDTSSGDISRDLADTLQQALASEPGAPVAGRRVPPDGPRLQDLLDPAAAFEPVVHPGFEFWVPDAENATPEVAASLERANAAAIPTAKLSGVPSAYWCETPEKNHLRWVMPHPEEQLLDALARLHAAEASSLGENTRLVGSFRAHGLIVPVWDLPSGMSAQDTEKPAAEFAERLATALASDAPLTPEERRARGGLTNRQVTLS; translated from the coding sequence ATGGCGAAGAAGCGCCCTCAGACCAAGGCCAGGCGCCCGCAGCAGAGCACGGGCGCGGACGGAAGCATTCCGGTCGTCGGCGCGCGTGAGCCCTGCCCGTGTGGTTCCGGTCGCCGGTACAAGGCGTGCCACGGCCGGGCGGCGGCTCAGGCGGCGATCGAGCTGGTGCAGCGGCCGTTCGAGGGGCTGGCCGGCGAGGGCGACTGGGTGGCGCTGCGCGAGCTGGTGCCGGCCGCGACGGCGGAGCTCACGCTGAAGGAGGGCCTGCCGGAGGGCGTCCCGTCGGTCACGCTGGCGACGGTGCTGCCGATGGCGTGGCCCGCGCTGCGCCGCGACGACGGCTCGGTGCTGCTGGGCCTGCAGAACGACACGTCGTCCGGCGACATCAGCCGCGACCTCGCCGACACGCTCCAGCAGGCGCTGGCGTCGGAGCCCGGCGCCCCGGTCGCGGGCCGGCGGGTACCGCCGGACGGGCCCCGGCTCCAGGACCTGCTGGACCCGGCCGCGGCCTTCGAGCCGGTGGTCCACCCGGGCTTCGAGTTCTGGGTGCCGGACGCGGAGAACGCCACCCCGGAGGTCGCCGCCTCACTGGAGCGTGCGAACGCCGCGGCGATCCCGACCGCAAAGCTGTCGGGCGTCCCGTCGGCGTACTGGTGCGAGACCCCGGAGAAGAACCATCTGCGCTGGGTGATGCCGCACCCCGAGGAGCAGCTCCTCGACGCGCTCGCGCGGCTGCACGCGGCGGAGGCGTCGTCGCTGGGCGAGAACACCCGGCTGGTCGGCTCGTTCCGGGCGCACGGCCTCATCGTGCCCGTCTGGGACCTGCCGAGCGGGATGTCCGCGCAGGACACCGAGAAGCCCGCGGCCGAGTTCGCGGAGCGGCTCGCGACCGCTCTCGCCTCGGACGCCCCGCTGACCCCGGAGGAGCGCCGCGCACGGGGCGGCCTCACCAACCGCCAGGTCACGCTGAGCTGA
- a CDS encoding bifunctional DNA primase/polymerase, protein MREILGRRRRLLSRWTFGRKNGKGSGEERGPASGARTGTASRAEGSRTGGRKNRPDTIGAALTFATEWHWPVLPGVGLQSHRGTRGTRCACPDPECVVPGAHPFDPGLLAATTDERMVRWWWSNRPAAPIVMATGGSAPCAVSLPAVAAARALAALDRQDIRLGPVVATPTRWAILVAPYSMEQLGDLLYAKDFVPGSLRFHGTGGYLALPPSLTGQGRVRWERAPLPGSAAPWVPDVEAVVDAVVDALTHRGVSAPEM, encoded by the coding sequence ATGCGCGAGATCCTCGGAAGGCGACGCAGGCTCCTGTCCAGGTGGACCTTCGGACGGAAGAACGGCAAGGGGAGCGGGGAGGAGCGCGGCCCCGCCAGTGGCGCACGCACCGGTACGGCAAGCAGAGCCGAGGGCTCCCGGACCGGCGGCAGGAAGAACCGCCCCGACACGATCGGGGCGGCGCTGACGTTCGCGACGGAGTGGCACTGGCCCGTCCTGCCCGGGGTCGGCCTCCAGTCCCACCGCGGCACCCGCGGCACCCGCTGCGCGTGCCCCGACCCGGAGTGCGTGGTGCCCGGCGCGCACCCCTTCGACCCCGGTCTGCTGGCCGCCACGACGGACGAGCGCATGGTCCGCTGGTGGTGGAGCAACCGCCCGGCGGCCCCGATCGTGATGGCCACCGGAGGCAGCGCCCCGTGCGCCGTCAGCCTGCCCGCCGTCGCGGCGGCGCGCGCGCTGGCCGCACTGGACCGGCAGGACATCCGGCTGGGCCCGGTGGTCGCCACGCCGACGCGGTGGGCGATCCTCGTCGCCCCCTACTCGATGGAGCAGCTCGGCGACCTGCTCTACGCCAAGGACTTCGTCCCCGGCTCGCTCCGCTTCCACGGCACGGGCGGCTACCTGGCCCTCCCGCCGTCCCTCACGGGCCAGGGCCGGGTCCGCTGGGAGCGCGCGCCCCTGCCCGGCTCGGCCGCCCCCTGGGTGCCTGACGTCGAGGCCGTGGTGGACGCGGTGGTCGACGCGCTGACGCACCGCGGAGTGAGCGCACCGGAGATGTGA
- a CDS encoding PP2C family protein-serine/threonine phosphatase, which yields MSAPHLPKVAGIDSTVPSPAHTVTPPSGPAAAASGSSTPPGGHPGGASAPAAVFQDRLAGWVSDLTTLHELTERLTRTTRLQDALHELLRAGAALVGARRGLVVLEPSDGLGPDTTLGFGLSRADLGHLETVPRAATSHGRLLDTPAGLPGGEREIVHADLPAEDGLDPRHREVSARLGCAASYALPLSTTAAGRLGAVVWLYDEPAEPTERRRHLIGLYARHATEHLGRLLELERARSALTTLAQELLPTRLPRVPGVRLAVRHRTGRRGGGDWYDALPLPEDALGLAVGSVTGSGPAVVAAMGRLRASLRAYALMEGEDPVAVLSDLELLMRLTEPARAATALFAYCEPAMRKITFAGAGHTPPLIVGAHRTEFVETSLSAPLGMLSCWEAPSVELSPAPGETVLLCTDGLLRRTGEPMDRAFARLHAAGASVPAGVRGDPGAVADHVLGCMVGGGSGGPGDAGGSGGSAGGADAVDAAKGAVGRGGGSRAGEDADADVVLLAACFG from the coding sequence ATGAGCGCTCCGCATCTTCCGAAAGTGGCCGGAATCGACTCCACGGTCCCGTCACCCGCACACACTGTCACGCCTCCGAGCGGCCCCGCGGCCGCCGCATCCGGCTCATCCACGCCCCCCGGCGGCCACCCCGGCGGAGCGTCCGCTCCCGCTGCGGTGTTCCAGGACCGGCTGGCGGGCTGGGTCTCCGACCTCACCACGCTCCACGAGCTCACCGAGCGCCTCACCCGCACCACGCGCCTCCAGGATGCGCTGCACGAACTACTGCGCGCCGGCGCGGCTCTCGTGGGCGCCCGGCGCGGACTGGTGGTCCTCGAACCCTCCGACGGTCTCGGCCCCGACACCACGCTCGGTTTCGGCCTCTCCCGCGCCGATCTCGGCCACCTGGAGACGGTGCCCCGCGCGGCCACCTCCCACGGGCGGCTGCTCGACACGCCCGCCGGACTGCCCGGCGGCGAGCGGGAGATCGTGCACGCGGACCTGCCGGCCGAGGACGGCCTCGACCCCCGGCACCGCGAGGTCAGTGCCCGGCTCGGCTGCGCGGCCAGCTACGCGCTCCCGCTCAGCACCACGGCGGCGGGCCGGCTCGGCGCGGTGGTCTGGCTCTACGACGAGCCCGCCGAGCCGACCGAGCGCCGGCGCCACCTGATCGGCCTCTACGCCCGGCACGCCACCGAGCACCTGGGGCGGCTCCTCGAACTGGAGCGCGCGCGCTCCGCGCTCACCACCCTCGCCCAGGAACTGCTGCCCACCCGGCTGCCCCGCGTGCCAGGGGTGCGGCTGGCCGTGCGGCACCGCACCGGGCGGCGCGGCGGCGGCGACTGGTACGACGCGCTGCCGCTGCCCGAGGACGCCCTCGGGCTCGCCGTGGGATCCGTCACGGGCTCGGGCCCCGCGGTGGTCGCCGCGATGGGGCGGCTGCGGGCGTCCCTGCGGGCGTACGCGCTGATGGAGGGCGAGGACCCGGTCGCCGTGCTGTCCGACCTCGAACTGCTGATGCGGCTGACCGAGCCGGCACGCGCCGCCACCGCGCTCTTCGCCTACTGCGAGCCCGCGATGCGGAAGATCACGTTCGCCGGGGCCGGGCACACGCCGCCGCTGATCGTCGGGGCGCACCGGACGGAGTTCGTGGAGACGTCGCTGTCCGCGCCGCTCGGGATGCTCTCGTGCTGGGAGGCGCCGAGCGTGGAGCTGTCGCCCGCGCCAGGAGAAACGGTGCTCCTGTGCACGGACGGGTTGCTGCGGCGGACGGGGGAGCCGATGGACCGCGCGTTCGCGCGGCTGCACGCGGCCGGGGCGAGCGTGCCGGCCGGGGTGCGGGGGGATCCCGGGGCCGTGGCCGATCATGTGCTGGGGTGCATGGTGGGCGGGGGGTCGGGGGGACCGGGGGACGCAGGCGGTTCCGGGGGGTCCGCGGGTGGCGCCGACGCGGTGGATGCCGCGAAGGGGGCGGTCGGGCGGGGTGGGGGGTCCCGTGCGGGGGAGGATGCCGACGCGGACGTGGTGCTGCTGGCGGCCTGCTTCGGGTGA
- a CDS encoding aminopeptidase P family protein, with translation MDGVPGRGVVGEEKAVAEESASPVEAPEGEKPIKQRKNGLYPGVSDELAENMKSGWADTALHGLAPLAQADRTAARRAALSARFPGERLVIPAGNLKTRSNDTEYPFRASVEYAYLTGDQTEDGVLVLEPTAGGHKATIYLRPRSNRENGEFWLDGVAGELWVGRRHSLAEAEQVYGIAAADVRLLPEALREATGPVRVVRGHDAGIEAALADKVTGEHDDELRVFLSEARLVKDEFEIGELQKAVDSTVRGFEDVVKTLDRAEATSERYIEGTFFLRARVEGNDIGYGSICAAGAHACTLHWKHNDGPVRSGELLLLDAGVETHTLYTADVTRTLPVNGRYTEVQRKVYDAVYDAQEAGIAAVKPGAKYRDFHDAAQRVLAARLVEWGLVEGPVERVLELALQRRWTLHGTGHMLGLDVHDCAVARRETYVDGVLEPGMCLTVEPGLYFQADDLTVPEEYRGIGVRIEDDILVTEDGNRNLSGGLPRRSDEVELWMAKLRG, from the coding sequence ATGGACGGCGTTCCGGGACGTGGTGTCGTAGGTGAGGAGAAGGCCGTGGCCGAAGAGAGTGCGTCGCCCGTCGAGGCCCCGGAGGGGGAGAAGCCGATCAAGCAGCGGAAGAACGGCCTGTACCCCGGCGTCTCCGACGAGCTCGCGGAGAACATGAAGTCCGGCTGGGCCGACACCGCGCTGCACGGCCTGGCGCCCCTCGCCCAGGCCGACCGCACGGCGGCGCGCCGTGCCGCGCTGTCCGCGCGGTTCCCCGGCGAGCGCCTGGTGATCCCCGCGGGCAACCTCAAGACGCGTTCCAACGACACGGAGTACCCCTTCCGCGCCTCCGTCGAGTACGCCTACCTCACCGGTGACCAGACCGAGGACGGCGTCCTCGTCCTGGAGCCCACCGCCGGCGGGCACAAGGCGACCATCTACCTGCGGCCCCGCTCCAACCGCGAGAACGGCGAGTTCTGGCTGGACGGGGTGGCCGGCGAGCTGTGGGTCGGGCGGCGGCACTCGCTCGCCGAGGCGGAACAGGTCTACGGCATCGCCGCCGCCGACGTCCGCCTGCTCCCGGAGGCGCTGCGCGAGGCCACCGGACCCGTCCGGGTGGTGCGCGGGCACGACGCCGGGATCGAGGCGGCCCTCGCCGACAAGGTCACCGGCGAGCACGACGACGAGTTGCGCGTCTTCCTCTCCGAGGCCCGGCTCGTGAAGGACGAGTTCGAGATCGGCGAGTTGCAGAAGGCCGTGGACTCCACCGTCCGCGGCTTCGAGGACGTCGTGAAGACGCTCGACCGCGCCGAGGCCACCAGCGAGCGCTACATCGAGGGCACCTTCTTCCTGCGCGCCCGCGTCGAGGGCAACGACATCGGCTACGGCTCCATCTGCGCCGCCGGCGCCCACGCCTGCACCCTGCACTGGAAGCACAACGACGGACCGGTGCGCTCCGGCGAACTGCTCCTGCTCGACGCCGGCGTGGAGACGCACACCCTCTACACCGCGGACGTCACCCGCACCCTGCCCGTCAACGGGCGGTACACCGAGGTGCAGAGGAAGGTGTACGACGCGGTGTACGACGCCCAGGAGGCCGGCATCGCAGCCGTCAAGCCGGGCGCCAAGTACCGCGACTTCCACGACGCCGCCCAGCGCGTGCTGGCCGCCCGCCTCGTCGAGTGGGGCCTGGTGGAGGGGCCGGTGGAACGGGTCCTGGAGCTGGCGCTGCAACGCCGCTGGACGCTGCACGGCACCGGGCACATGCTCGGCCTGGACGTGCACGACTGCGCGGTGGCCCGCCGCGAGACGTACGTCGACGGCGTGCTGGAGCCCGGCATGTGCCTCACCGTCGAGCCGGGTCTCTATTTCCAGGCGGACGACCTGACGGTGCCTGAGGAGTACCGCGGCATCGGCGTCCGCATCGAGGACGACATCCTCGTCACCGAGGACGGCAACAGGAACCTCTCCGGGGGCCTGCCGCGCCGCTCCGACGAGGTCGAGCTGTGGATGGCCAAGCTCAGGGGCTGA
- a CDS encoding ATP-binding protein: protein MSILWSLHLRREAASVPLARRLLVGAMETAGVDPDISYDLSVALSEACANAVAHGGSGSAGASGAYHVTAYLDGEKCRIEVADSGPGFPAGRPPALTRPAPLSTEHGRGLCLIEELADHVHFGNKPGRRGAVVSFDKILKWRDNAPLVAS from the coding sequence ATGAGCATCTTGTGGTCACTCCACTTGCGGCGCGAAGCTGCGAGCGTTCCGCTCGCCCGGCGCCTGCTGGTGGGCGCGATGGAGACCGCGGGGGTGGACCCCGACATCTCGTACGACCTCTCCGTCGCGCTCAGTGAGGCGTGCGCCAACGCCGTTGCGCATGGCGGCTCCGGTTCCGCCGGGGCGTCGGGCGCGTACCACGTCACCGCATATCTCGACGGCGAGAAATGCCGGATCGAAGTCGCCGACTCGGGCCCCGGCTTCCCCGCCGGGCGCCCGCCCGCCCTCACCCGCCCCGCCCCGCTGAGCACCGAGCACGGCCGCGGCCTCTGCCTGATCGAGGAGCTCGCGGACCACGTGCACTTCGGCAACAAGCCGGGCCGCAGGGGCGCGGTGGTGAGCTTCGACAAGATCCTCAAGTGGCGGGACAACGCACCACTGGTCGCATCCTGA
- a CDS encoding YcnI family protein, with the protein MKVSRVTVVGATAAFAVLGLSAPAFAHVTVAPEGQAAKGGYAVLDFKVPNERDNASTTKLEVSFPYQQHPLASVAPQPVPGWTIKITKSKLSKPLKSEDGTIDEAVSKVTWTADGKGIEPGYFQKFPVSVGKLPEDADALMFKALQTYSNHEVVRWIEEQQKGQPEPENPAPSLQLTAAPAEDGQSGARSASDDKSGATKESTAAAGDSGGSDTTARVLGIIGIVVGVLGVAFGVLAGRRRTTS; encoded by the coding sequence ATGAAGGTTTCCCGCGTCACCGTGGTGGGCGCCACCGCCGCGTTCGCCGTGCTCGGCCTGTCCGCCCCCGCCTTCGCGCACGTCACCGTGGCGCCCGAGGGCCAGGCCGCCAAGGGCGGCTACGCCGTGCTCGACTTCAAGGTGCCCAACGAGCGCGACAACGCCTCGACCACCAAGCTTGAGGTGAGCTTCCCCTACCAGCAGCACCCGCTGGCCTCCGTCGCACCGCAGCCCGTCCCGGGCTGGACCATCAAGATCACCAAGAGCAAGCTGTCCAAGCCCCTCAAGTCGGAGGACGGCACGATCGACGAGGCCGTCTCCAAGGTGACCTGGACGGCGGATGGCAAGGGCATCGAGCCCGGCTACTTCCAGAAGTTCCCGGTCTCGGTCGGCAAGCTGCCCGAGGACGCCGACGCCCTGATGTTCAAGGCCCTTCAGACCTACTCCAATCACGAGGTCGTCCGCTGGATCGAGGAGCAGCAGAAGGGACAGCCGGAGCCCGAGAACCCCGCGCCCTCGCTTCAGCTCACTGCCGCCCCCGCCGAGGACGGACAGAGCGGTGCGCGGTCCGCGAGCGACGACAAGAGCGGCGCCACCAAGGAGAGCACTGCGGCAGCCGGCGACTCCGGCGGCTCCGACACCACCGCGCGCGTGCTGGGCATCATCGGCATCGTCGTGGGCGTGCTAGGCGTGGCGTTCGGCGTACTGGCCGGACGCCGCCGCACCACCAGCTGA
- a CDS encoding SCO family protein → MRKKTLPLTTALLASAVLALSACGSGSGDDGSGKPVTVQADSDSSSGGRSFTVLDPPFDKPDLSLTDTHGKKYDLRAETKGRPTLLYFGYTHCPDICPLTMSNIAVAKKQLPKAEQDKLRVVFVTTDPERDTPAALGSWLRQQDPDFVGLTGQFPAIQRAARSLGISIDPPKKEKDGTVVSTHGTQVVAFSPKTDGGYLLYHENATVDDYTKDLPKIVRGERP, encoded by the coding sequence ATGCGCAAGAAGACCCTGCCCCTGACCACCGCACTGCTCGCCTCGGCCGTGCTGGCCCTGTCCGCGTGCGGGAGCGGCAGCGGCGACGACGGCTCCGGCAAGCCCGTCACCGTCCAGGCCGACTCGGACTCGTCGTCCGGCGGGCGGTCGTTCACGGTGCTCGACCCGCCGTTCGACAAGCCCGACCTCTCGCTCACCGACACCCACGGCAAGAAGTACGACCTGCGTGCCGAGACCAAGGGCCGGCCCACGCTCCTCTACTTCGGCTACACGCACTGCCCCGACATCTGCCCGCTGACGATGAGCAACATCGCGGTGGCCAAGAAGCAGCTCCCGAAGGCGGAGCAGGACAAGCTCCGCGTCGTCTTCGTCACCACCGACCCCGAGCGCGACACCCCGGCCGCGCTCGGCAGCTGGCTGCGCCAGCAGGACCCCGACTTCGTCGGCCTGACCGGTCAGTTCCCGGCCATCCAGCGCGCCGCACGGTCGCTCGGCATCAGCATCGACCCGCCGAAGAAGGAGAAGGACGGCACCGTCGTGTCCACCCACGGCACCCAGGTCGTCGCCTTCTCGCCGAAGACGGACGGCGGCTACCTGCTCTACCACGAGAACGCCACCGTCGACGACTACACCAAGGACCTCCCGAAGATAGTGCGGGGGGAGCGGCCGTGA
- a CDS encoding copper chaperone PCu(A)C: MRVAALALVAVAGCGVLAGCGGTTGSGGKDGSAAAEKAPPHIRVDGAYLPEPVDTGLAAGFLTVHDTGGGDTLTSVTSDIADRVTLHRTVSGRMEMQKSFAVPANGSLDFTRGGNHLMFERLTHKPKVGETVTVRLNFTRSGTVTIKVPVRPATYNPATGGSSGKAEDDTADTAGTGGTATP, translated from the coding sequence GTGCGGGTGGCCGCGCTGGCGCTGGTCGCCGTGGCGGGATGCGGAGTGCTCGCCGGGTGCGGCGGCACCACGGGATCCGGCGGGAAGGACGGCAGCGCGGCGGCCGAGAAGGCTCCGCCGCACATCCGGGTCGACGGCGCCTACCTCCCGGAGCCGGTCGACACCGGACTCGCCGCCGGCTTCCTCACCGTCCACGACACCGGTGGCGGCGACACCCTCACGTCCGTGACCAGCGACATCGCCGACCGGGTGACCCTGCACCGCACGGTCAGCGGGCGGATGGAGATGCAGAAGTCCTTCGCCGTGCCCGCCAACGGCTCGCTGGACTTCACCCGCGGCGGCAACCACCTGATGTTCGAGCGGCTCACGCACAAGCCCAAGGTGGGTGAGACCGTCACCGTCCGGTTGAACTTCACCCGCTCCGGAACCGTCACCATCAAGGTCCCGGTGCGGCCCGCCACGTACAACCCCGCTACCGGGGGCTCGTCCGGAAAGGCCGAAGACGACACCGCGGACACCGCCGGCACCGGCGGCACCGCCACACCGTGA
- a CDS encoding copper resistance protein CopC, translating into MTVQSIPLRPGPDRRALYAAVLCVLACVAVLLGGAAPAGAHAALTGSDPREGAVVQKAPAHVSLTFSEEVSIKGDGVRVLDPAGRSATAGTVAHTASDTYQVPLRSGLPHGTYTVAYQVISADSHPVSGAWTFSVGAPSRTSVALPKQAAGGGLLGGLYDTARYVSYAGFILLVGGAAFVLVCWPRGAGVRPVQRLVVAGWVAITAATLALLLMRGAYTGSGKVSDVVDLGLLHDVLGTKEGTALVSRLLLLAVAALFVAVLFGAYARRIEEDGKGDEAGAGKGDKAGVGDGDEAGDGDGSGAASGARAASRSGSGAASRSGSGGPGSGGDGSGGSGDLAFGLSVGGAVVAIGLAATWALSEHASVGLQTRVAIPLDVVHLLSVAAWLGGLAVLLTALYRTPSIEAAAVRRFSALAFCSVLAVVATGLYQTWRQVGTFSALTGTDFGRILLVKVGLVAVTVGIAAASRRWTGRLTDTAAAVGSTERAGSLAPAAVGAVGAAGGGAGAPSPDAPAPGAAGHEGPEHEGPEADGAELGGTAASAAAPSETEPTPDASPARTAQLARQRAAMALARRKRQRDADPVRAGLRRSVLAEAAVAVVVLAVATILTTTETGRTAEQAEQAGGAAAVVPGEQAPPVSLDVPFDTGGPKGQGTVMLTLDPSRPGPNTMDIMVMDPTGGMINVPEVQVALTLKSHHIGPLRTTPKRAAAGEWTVKGLDIPMAGDWQFAITVRTSDIDETTVYKNAKIG; encoded by the coding sequence CTGACCGTGCAGAGCATCCCCCTCCGCCCCGGGCCCGACCGCCGGGCACTGTACGCGGCCGTCCTGTGCGTCCTCGCCTGCGTCGCCGTCCTGCTGGGCGGCGCGGCGCCCGCCGGCGCCCATGCCGCCCTCACGGGCAGCGACCCGCGGGAGGGCGCGGTGGTCCAGAAGGCCCCGGCGCACGTGTCGCTGACCTTCTCCGAGGAGGTCAGCATCAAGGGCGACGGAGTGCGGGTGCTCGATCCGGCGGGCCGCAGCGCCACCGCCGGCACGGTCGCCCACACGGCGTCCGACACGTATCAGGTGCCGCTGCGGTCCGGCCTGCCGCACGGCACGTACACGGTCGCCTACCAGGTGATCTCCGCGGACAGCCACCCCGTCTCCGGGGCCTGGACGTTCTCCGTGGGAGCGCCGTCCAGGACCTCCGTGGCGCTGCCGAAGCAGGCGGCGGGGGGCGGCCTGCTCGGCGGGCTCTACGACACCGCCCGGTACGTGTCGTACGCGGGGTTCATCCTGCTGGTGGGCGGCGCCGCGTTCGTGCTGGTCTGCTGGCCGAGGGGTGCCGGGGTGCGCCCGGTGCAGCGGCTGGTGGTCGCCGGCTGGGTGGCGATCACCGCGGCCACGCTGGCGCTGCTGCTGATGCGGGGCGCCTACACCGGTTCCGGGAAGGTCTCCGACGTCGTCGACCTGGGCCTGCTCCACGACGTGCTGGGCACCAAGGAGGGCACGGCGCTCGTCTCCCGGCTGCTGCTGCTCGCGGTGGCGGCGCTGTTCGTCGCGGTGCTCTTCGGGGCGTACGCGCGGCGGATCGAGGAGGACGGGAAGGGGGACGAGGCCGGAGCCGGGAAGGGTGACAAGGCCGGAGTCGGGGACGGCGACGAGGCCGGGGACGGTGACGGTTCCGGTGCCGCATCCGGTGCCCGTGCCGCTTCCCGTTCCGGCTCAGGTGCCGCTTCCCGTTCCGGTTCCGGGGGGCCGGGCTCCGGTGGTGACGGGTCCGGGGGCTCGGGCGACCTCGCGTTCGGGCTCTCCGTCGGAGGCGCGGTCGTCGCGATCGGGCTCGCGGCCACCTGGGCACTGTCGGAGCACGCCTCCGTCGGGCTCCAGACCCGGGTCGCCATCCCGCTGGACGTCGTGCACCTGCTCTCCGTGGCGGCCTGGCTCGGCGGGCTCGCGGTGCTCCTCACCGCGCTGTACCGGACGCCGTCCATCGAAGCGGCGGCGGTGCGGCGGTTCTCGGCGCTGGCGTTCTGCAGCGTGCTCGCCGTGGTGGCCACCGGGCTCTACCAGACATGGCGGCAGGTCGGCACGTTCTCCGCGCTCACCGGCACGGACTTCGGGCGGATCCTGCTGGTCAAGGTCGGCCTGGTCGCCGTGACCGTCGGCATCGCCGCCGCCTCGCGCCGCTGGACCGGACGCCTCACGGACACCGCGGCGGCCGTGGGCAGCACCGAGCGCGCCGGAAGCCTCGCGCCCGCCGCGGTCGGCGCGGTCGGCGCGGCGGGCGGAGGCGCGGGTGCCCCAAGCCCGGACGCACCGGCACCGGGCGCGGCGGGGCACGAGGGGCCGGAGCACGAGGGCCCGGAGGCGGACGGGGCTGAACTCGGCGGCACCGCGGCGAGCGCCGCCGCCCCCTCGGAAACGGAGCCCACCCCGGACGCCTCCCCCGCCCGTACCGCCCAGCTCGCCCGGCAGCGTGCGGCCATGGCCCTGGCCCGCCGGAAGCGGCAGCGCGACGCCGACCCGGTCCGTGCCGGGCTGCGCCGCTCGGTGCTCGCCGAGGCGGCCGTCGCGGTCGTGGTGCTGGCCGTCGCCACCATCCTGACCACCACGGAGACCGGCCGCACCGCGGAACAGGCCGAGCAGGCCGGCGGGGCGGCGGCGGTCGTCCCCGGTGAGCAGGCCCCGCCGGTCTCCCTGGACGTGCCGTTCGACACCGGCGGCCCCAAGGGCCAGGGCACGGTGATGCTCACGCTCGACCCCAGCCGGCCGGGCCCGAACACCATGGACATCATGGTGATGGACCCGACGGGCGGGATGATCAACGTCCCCGAGGTACAGGTCGCCCTCACCCTCAAGTCCCACCACATCGGCCCGCTGCGCACCACGCCCAAGCGCGCGGCGGCGGGCGAGTGGACCGTGAAGGGCCTGGACATCCCGATGGCGGGCGACTGGCAGTTCGCCATCACCGTCCGCACCTCCGACATCGACGAAACGACCGTGTACAAGAACGCGAAGATCGGCTGA